The Streptomyces sp. Alt3 genome has a segment encoding these proteins:
- a CDS encoding 4Fe-4S dicluster domain-containing protein — translation MMGRTIFIDPGRCIGCQACVSACRECDSHRGKSMIHLDYTDEGSSVASLPTVCMHCEDPVAPCAEVCPADAILVTADGVVQQADTTRCIGCANCVNACPFGVPKIDLQAKLQMKCNLCYDRTAYGLAPMCATVCPTGALFYGTLEELQAERPGVQVADTFVFGESEVRTGVAMVVPAERVQWPVPGGLPVVEINGKDVRR, via the coding sequence ATGATGGGCAGAACGATCTTCATCGACCCGGGGCGCTGCATCGGCTGCCAGGCCTGTGTCTCCGCCTGCCGGGAATGCGACTCGCACCGCGGCAAATCGATGATCCACCTCGACTACACCGACGAGGGGTCGTCCGTCGCCTCCCTTCCTACGGTCTGCATGCACTGCGAGGATCCCGTGGCGCCCTGCGCGGAGGTCTGTCCGGCCGACGCGATCCTCGTCACCGCCGACGGCGTCGTGCAGCAGGCCGACACCACCCGCTGCATCGGCTGCGCGAACTGTGTGAACGCGTGCCCCTTCGGTGTTCCGAAGATCGACCTCCAGGCGAAGCTGCAGATGAAGTGCAACCTCTGCTACGACCGCACCGCCTACGGCCTCGCCCCCATGTGCGCCACCGTCTGTCCTACCGGCGCGCTCTTCTACGGCACCCTCGAGGAGCTCCAGGCGGAACGCCCCGGTGTGCAGGTCGCCGACACCTTCGTCTTCGGCGAGAGCGAGGTCCGCACCGGTGTGGCCATGGTCGTCCCCGCGGAACGGGTCCAGTGGCCGGTGCCGGGCGGACTTCCCGTCGTCGAGATCAACGGGAAGGACGTCCGCCGATGA
- a CDS encoding QcrA and Rieske domain-containing protein, translating into MSVTEQQQPGPDNGSGNDPREALHDRIGADSLTTRRDYLRIVATVSGGLAVGGLAVAGGILHRHGETEDGKAPAPKRIAAQLLPGESLAFRYPGDEDRAVAVRMDDGTLVGYSAVCTHLACAVLWRKDRGTEGELYCPCHEGVFDARTGEVTAGPPPRGLPKVVMTELEDGSIWAVGTTRSGESVEEGLCRQLGQDRPDLAARIGCPGTGGGAEAPPAPVASAPAASDGTSTGRRS; encoded by the coding sequence ATGAGCGTCACCGAACAGCAGCAGCCGGGTCCCGACAACGGTTCCGGGAACGACCCCCGTGAGGCCCTGCACGACAGGATCGGCGCCGACTCGCTGACCACCCGGCGCGACTACCTCCGCATCGTCGCCACCGTCTCCGGCGGTCTCGCCGTGGGCGGTCTGGCCGTGGCGGGTGGCATCCTCCACCGGCACGGCGAGACGGAGGACGGGAAGGCTCCGGCCCCGAAGCGGATCGCCGCGCAGCTGCTGCCGGGGGAGTCCCTGGCCTTCCGCTATCCCGGGGACGAGGACCGGGCGGTCGCCGTGCGGATGGACGACGGCACACTCGTCGGCTACTCCGCGGTCTGCACCCACCTTGCCTGCGCCGTGCTCTGGCGCAAGGACCGCGGTACGGAGGGGGAGCTCTACTGCCCCTGTCACGAGGGAGTCTTCGACGCACGCACCGGTGAGGTCACGGCGGGCCCGCCGCCCCGCGGACTGCCCAAGGTGGTGATGACAGAGCTCGAGGACGGCAGTATCTGGGCCGTCGGCACCACCCGCTCGGGGGAGAGCGTCGAGGAGGGACTGTGCCGCCAGCTCGGCCAGGACCGACCCGATCTCGCCGCCCGGATCGGCTGCCCCGGTACCGGAGGCGGCGCCGAGGCACCGCCCGCGCCGGTTGCCTCCGCGCCGGCTGCCTCCGACGGCACGTCCACGGGGAGGCGGTCATGA